Proteins encoded together in one Orcinus orca chromosome 13, mOrcOrc1.1, whole genome shotgun sequence window:
- the MTLN gene encoding mitoregulin: MADVSERTLQLSVLVAFASGVLVGWQANRLRRRYLDWRKKRLQDKLAATQKKLDLA, from the coding sequence ATGGCGGACGTGTCCGAGAGGACGTTGCAGCTGTCCGTGCTGGTGGCCTTCGCCTCCGGAGTGCTCGTGGGCTGGCAGGCAAACCGGCTGCGGCGGCGCTACCTGGACTGGAGAAAGAAGAGGCTGCAAGACAAGCTGGCGGCGACGCAGAAGAAGCTGGACCTGGCCTGA